In Streptomyces paludis, the genomic stretch GCCGGTGGTGGCGGAGTACACGGAGTGGCTGGGCATCCCACGGGAGGACGTCTTCCTCGCGGCGGGCCCGGCGGCCACGGCGGCGGAGCGGATCCGCAGCCTCTGGGAGGCGGGCGCGGACACGGTGGTCCTGAGGCCGATCGGCGAGAACCCGCTGGGCCAGGTACGGGTGGCACTGGCGGCCCTGGCGGAACTGGCGTAGCCCTACGCCGCACGCGGCCCGGGGGAGGCGCCGCCGCCTCCGTACGCTTCCCCCGGAGCGCGGGCCCGGGACCGGGCCCCGATCCGGGCACCGGTCCGCCCGTAACACGCGACGACGCCCACGCAGACCCCATGCCGTCCCGCAGGACACACCGCGAGCGGTTGGCGCACATCCACAAGGTGGCGCAGCAGCAGAACGTCTGCGTCCAAGTGCTACCGCTGTCGGAGTGGCAGGCCGCGCACTTGTCGTCCCACTTCGTGATGTTCAGCCTCGGACCCGAACTTCAGGCTGTCGTCTACGACACCACCGCAAGCTCCGTGGTCCTGGAAGACCTCGACGCGTCCGCCGGACCGACCAACGACTGCGTGGAGGTAGCCCACCGGGACAGCGGCACGCAGTTCTACACCTCCGCCGAGTGGGCGGCGTTCCTCGACGGCCTGAAGTCCGGCGACCTCGGCCGGTGACGGACGGCGGCGGCAGGGACGCGCGGCCCAGGGGACAGATCAAGGGACAGATCAGGTGACACACCGAGCAGAGGATGAGATTCAGGGTGGAGCAGAATAAAAGCGTCAGAATTATTCAAGCCGCCATCCACTCATTGGCGATTATTACCTCGTTCGTTTTCCTCATGGACAGCTGGCTGTTCGTTGCCCCGATCTTGGCGGCAGGCGTGATCAATTTTCTCTTGCTTCCTCGCGTGCACCATAAGCTTCTCGTCACCAAAAAGATCAATGAAGGTAAGTGCTGACTCTCCGCCATATCCACAAAGCGGCAAGCCGTTATCCGTAGGGCAGTGCGCGAGGCTGACGGGCGGGGCCGGACCTTGTCGGGGCCAGCCGGTGGCGAGTGTGCGGCGTTGGGCCGCCCCTCCTCCTGCCAGTGTCGCGCCTCCAGGGGAGGAGTAAAGGGCGCTCCTTCGTCGCGTCGCTGCGCGATGGGCTGCGCCCACCCTTGACACCTCCCCTTCCGGCGCGTGTACGGGAGAGGGGGGGCGGCCGGGGGGAGGGGGCCCAAGGGGTCCGCTGTTCTCTCGGCCGGCTCAGGGTCCGGCGGCCCGGTGGGCCCTGCGGGGCTGCGCAGCAGAGGAATGGGGCGGTCCGACACCGGCTCAGCGGCCAACCGCCCGCTGCTGGTTGCGACTCAAGCCCCGCTGGTCACCGTCGCGTGTGGTGCCCGGAAGGCGGACGGGTTCTGCTGTCCCGGCCGGGTCTGCGGGCCGGGTACCCTGCCCGCATGCCCCATATGGGGCAGTTTGGTAACCCGTTGGGGGGCTGCTCGGGCGGCACATGTGTCCTCAGGTGCATTAGCGGCCCTCCCCGACGCATAGACGGCCTTCAGGGGGCCACTTGTCGTCACCTGCGTCCCGGCAACCCCACAACCCACACCCGGTGACCAGCGGGGCTTGAGTCTCAGCCGACAGCGGGCGGTCGGCCGCTGAGCCGGGGCCGAGTCACCCCATTCCTCTACCGCGCGCCCCGCAGGGCCCACCCGCCCGCCGGACCCTGAGCCGAGTGGCAGTGCAGCGGACCCCCCGGGCAACCCCCTCCCACCCGGCCGCCCCTCCCAACAAGCCGCACTTGCGACTCCGGGGCAGGTGTCAAGGGTGACCGAAGGTCATCGCGCAGCGACGCGACGAAGGAGCGCCCTTTACACCTGACACGGAGACGCGACACTCACACCAGGAGGGGCGGCCCCGTCACCCCGCAACCCCCGCCACCGACCCACCCCACTCGGCTTCGCACTGACCCGCAGACAGACAGGTAGCCAGGCCGTCTTCACCGCACTTGGCCGGGTTGCAGGTACACCAAGCCGTTTGGCACGAGCTGTAGCGCGCGGGCGGCGCGGGGTTACCGGTGCCCGGGATAGCCAGTGCGTAGGAGCTGCGGTGCGGTGTCCACCAGCAAATCGACTGTCCAGAAAATGCGTGACCCCTCAACAGCCTTTGCTACAAGCCTCATCGCCGTCTCTCTAAGGTTGCTCTTCTGTCGTCTCGACTGCGAACGGTCCGGTGGCAGGAGCTGTACACACTGCGACATCCGATTCCCTGCCCGTCGCCAAACCCGCCTCGCAGAGTCGGCCGCCTTTCTCGCGCAGGTCGAGGTAGAAGCGCGTGGCCTTGCCGTCTTGCTTGAGGCCGTGAATGCGTTCGTCAATGTAGCCGAGGCCGTTCAGGGTCACTCTGACCTTGGCGGGGGTGGGCTCCGAGACCTTCTGCAGCGCCTGGATGATGCGCTGTTCGTGCTGGAGGCTCGCGCACTGATCGCGGTCGTTCAGCTGTACTGCGGGCTCCGTGGGTGCGCCGGGCTCGATCGGGTCTGTCGGGGGAGTCTCACCAGGGGCGAGACTCTGTTCCCCCTCCGGACCGGTCGGACCGGTCGGACCGGTCGGCATCTTGTCAGTAGGTCCAGACGCGGTCCCATCGGTCCAAGAACACGGCTGCGCAAGCCTGTCGAGCATCGCCGCGAATGCCACCTGCTCGGACGGCGACGATGTGGCGTTCACCTTGGAGTCGACGCGCCTGCCCGGCTCACTGCCACCCAGCTCGTCACTTCCGCAGCCGGTAATCGTCAGGGCTGTGAGGGCGGCAACCGCGAGAGCGCGCCGGGGGTGGGTGAACGCGCTGATGGAAGCGCGGATTCGTGTCATGTGCAGAGTCTCCGGCGGACGCCCCGCGCTCCGCATGAGTATGCGTGCTCATACGCATGGGTGCTCACAGTCAGTAGCCCAAAGCCTCCCTTACTGCAGGAATCGGGCGCGTGGCTTCCGTTTCAGCACGCGGGCCACCGGCGCGATGGCCCGGGCCTCAGCCAGGCTCTCCGGGCCCACGCCGGAGACGCCCAGGTGCCGGATGAGGCCGGAGCCCCGCAGGGCCCACCCGCCCGCCGGACCCCGAACCGGCCGCCAGGACAGCGGGCCCCCTGGGCAACCCCCACCACCGACCCGCAGGTGATAACGGAACCACCCTGCGGTGTCGGAGGCCGGCTGGAGGACTTACGGGAATGTCGAGGTCTTACGAGGACGGGGTCTGCTTCATCTCGTCCACTACGGCGCGCGTGAGGATGGCGCTGGTGTAGTTGACGGTGCCGGGCTTGATCACGATGCCCTCTTCTGTCTGCTGCTTCACCTGGACGTTGCGCTGGCCGAGGAAGGCATGGGTCTTCTTGTCGAAGATCCACTCCTCGCGGTTACCGCCCAACTCGTCCTGCCGGGCAACGGCGATGCCGGGACGGCCCGTCGCGTCCACGGCGTTGTTCACGACGACCACCCCGGGGATCTTCGCGGCGGCCTTGAACAGCGCCGGGTACAGCGCCGCGGGCGGGTAGCTCTCGCTGAGCAGGTCGCCGATCGTGCTGAATGCCTGCTGGTCGGGGGAGTTGCCCTGGCCGGCGGTCTCCTTGTAGATCTTCGCCAGCAGCTTGTCGGGGTTGGTGGTGAGCTTGGTCAGGTAGTCGTACGACGCTCCGTTCAGGCTCGGCTTCGGGGTGTTGCCCTGCTCGTCGGGCAGGCTCAGGGTCTCCCCCTCGGGACCGTCGTTGACCGTGGGGTCGATCAGCCAGCCCTTGGTGCCGTCGGGCGACATCCAGATCTGCCGTGTGCTGAGCGGTTCGCTGATGAGGCGGCTCTTGTCGTTGACGGTCTTGATGAACGTGCTGGCCGTCTTGGACTCGACGTAGATGAACTGGCCGGGCCCGACCTTCGGGCGGTCCGTCCCGGAGGCGGCGGCGAGCGCGATCTGGTCGATCAGCTGGGGTACGCCGTCGGCGCTGGCCGTGCCGAGGTCGGTGGTCAGGGCCGGCCCGGTGGCGACATCGTCTCCGCCACCGCCGATGTCGAGCACCGAGGCGGCCACGATCACACCCGCCACGGCGGCGGCCAGCGCGGGCAGCGCGATCGCCAGGCGCGGCATCCGCAGCCGGGCCTTCTTTACGGGGGCGGGGGCAGTGGGGGCGGATGCGGTGGACGCCGTACCGTTTTCGTTCTGCCGCATGTCGTGGATCTGGGCCATCAGACGCTCCTTGTGGAACTGGTGACGGCCCGGCGGCAGGTCGCGCGCTGTACGGGACATGAGCTGGGCGCTCTCGTCCATGTCCGCCGGGGACTGCCGGGACG encodes the following:
- a CDS encoding DUF397 domain-containing protein, with translation MPSRRTHRERLAHIHKVAQQQNVCVQVLPLSEWQAAHLSSHFVMFSLGPELQAVVYDTTASSVVLEDLDASAGPTNDCVEVAHRDSGTQFYTSAEWAAFLDGLKSGDLGR
- a CDS encoding CU044_5270 family protein; its protein translation is MNANPSRQSPADMDESAQLMSRTARDLPPGRHQFHKERLMAQIHDMRQNENGTASTASAPTAPAPVKKARLRMPRLAIALPALAAAVAGVIVAASVLDIGGGGDDVATGPALTTDLGTASADGVPQLIDQIALAAASGTDRPKVGPGQFIYVESKTASTFIKTVNDKSRLISEPLSTRQIWMSPDGTKGWLIDPTVNDGPEGETLSLPDEQGNTPKPSLNGASYDYLTKLTTNPDKLLAKIYKETAGQGNSPDQQAFSTIGDLLSESYPPAALYPALFKAAAKIPGVVVVNNAVDATGRPGIAVARQDELGGNREEWIFDKKTHAFLGQRNVQVKQQTEEGIVIKPGTVNYTSAILTRAVVDEMKQTPSS